In Agrobacterium sp. RAC06, a single window of DNA contains:
- a CDS encoding HAMP domain-containing methyl-accepting chemotaxis protein produces the protein MSNLKIKVALPLLFAVVLTFGIGQGILAINFIGNVKEQVDVIGRERLPRTLAVARMNASFAEVRRDYAMLLNAEPAELDSVVSATQTALAERDAAFAAYEPMITMPATRARFDSMKAALAEYDRLALQMVELKRTGSEAAAKAVFNGAMATNARSLVQLMDETIKANIQLSDAAIATADDVSTTAINTTITAVLISALIAAGAAFFSFARIVRPISAITGSMRTLASGDTQTEIPFAGRQDEIGEMAAAVSVFRDNAIERAALERQAEENRSLSETERQAREAQKAREAAEVQFAVDQLASGLKRLSDGDLVAQINERFADHLDPLRLNFNQSVSRLKDAMRAVSENARTIDAGANEMLAAADDLSKRTEQQAASVEETAAALEQVTTAVKDSAVRADEAGQLVSRTREGAEHSGEVVRRAVAAMQAIEKSSSEISNIIGVIDDIAFQTNLLALNAGVEAARAGEAGKGFAVVAQEVRELAQRSANAAKEIKALITTSGEQVRNGVSLVDETGRALETIVREVQEINQNVLAIVTSTREQSTGLQEINMAVNQMDQGTQKNAAMVEQSTAASHGLAQQAGQLIQLMAQFKTGESGYQASPRVAPATPAAQPQPSPARALGRKIANAFKGNTAVAAEWSEF, from the coding sequence ATGTCCAATCTCAAGATCAAAGTCGCGTTGCCGTTGCTGTTTGCCGTGGTGCTGACCTTCGGCATTGGCCAGGGCATTCTGGCCATCAATTTCATCGGAAACGTCAAGGAGCAGGTCGATGTCATCGGCCGTGAGCGCCTGCCGCGCACGCTGGCCGTCGCGCGCATGAACGCCTCCTTCGCCGAGGTACGCCGAGACTACGCCATGCTGTTGAATGCGGAACCGGCAGAGCTGGATTCGGTCGTGTCTGCCACTCAGACGGCGCTTGCGGAACGCGATGCGGCATTCGCCGCCTATGAGCCGATGATCACCATGCCTGCAACCCGGGCACGTTTCGACAGCATGAAGGCAGCGCTCGCAGAATATGATCGCCTTGCCTTGCAGATGGTCGAATTGAAGCGCACGGGCAGTGAGGCTGCGGCCAAGGCCGTGTTCAACGGTGCCATGGCAACGAATGCGCGCTCGCTTGTTCAGCTCATGGACGAGACGATCAAGGCGAATATCCAACTCAGCGACGCGGCGATCGCGACTGCCGACGATGTCTCCACGACCGCCATCAACACGACGATCACCGCCGTTCTGATCAGCGCGCTGATTGCCGCCGGTGCCGCCTTCTTCAGCTTTGCTCGGATCGTTCGTCCGATCTCGGCCATTACCGGTTCGATGCGCACGCTTGCTTCCGGCGACACACAGACCGAGATCCCGTTTGCCGGTCGTCAGGATGAAATCGGCGAGATGGCGGCTGCGGTCAGCGTGTTCCGCGACAATGCCATCGAGCGTGCCGCGCTCGAGCGTCAGGCGGAAGAAAACCGTTCGCTCAGCGAAACCGAACGACAGGCCCGCGAAGCCCAGAAGGCTCGCGAAGCGGCCGAAGTGCAGTTTGCCGTCGACCAGCTTGCCTCCGGTCTGAAGCGTCTGTCGGATGGTGATCTCGTCGCGCAGATCAACGAGCGCTTTGCCGATCATCTCGATCCGCTGCGTTTGAATTTCAACCAGTCCGTCTCCCGCCTGAAGGACGCAATGCGCGCCGTCAGCGAAAATGCCCGGACGATCGATGCCGGCGCCAACGAGATGCTGGCTGCCGCCGATGATCTGTCGAAGCGGACTGAGCAGCAGGCAGCCTCCGTCGAAGAGACGGCAGCAGCACTCGAGCAGGTGACGACCGCCGTCAAGGACAGCGCTGTGCGTGCCGATGAGGCCGGCCAGCTGGTCAGCCGCACGCGGGAAGGGGCCGAGCATTCGGGCGAGGTCGTGCGCCGTGCGGTTGCTGCGATGCAGGCGATCGAGAAATCCTCTTCGGAAATCTCGAACATCATCGGCGTGATCGACGACATCGCGTTCCAGACCAACCTTCTGGCGCTGAATGCCGGCGTCGAAGCGGCTCGCGCCGGTGAAGCCGGCAAGGGCTTTGCGGTCGTTGCCCAGGAAGTGCGTGAGCTTGCGCAGCGTTCGGCCAATGCGGCGAAGGAGATCAAGGCCCTGATCACCACGTCTGGCGAACAGGTCCGCAATGGTGTCAGCCTCGTGGATGAAACCGGCAGGGCGCTGGAGACCATCGTGCGCGAGGTGCAGGAGATCAACCAGAATGTTCTGGCGATCGTCACCTCCACCCGCGAGCAGTCGACCGGCCTCCAGGAAATCAACATGGCCGTCAATCAGATGGACCAGGGCACGCAGAAGAACGCGGCTATGGTGGAGCAGTCCACGGCTGCAAGCCATGGTCTGGCTCAGCAGGCCGGTCAGTTGATACAGCTGATGGCGCAGTTCAAGACGGGCGAGAGCGGCTATCAGGCATCGCCGCGGGTCGCCCCGGCAACGCCGGCCGCCCAGCCGCAGCCTTCGCCCGCACGGGCACTGGGCCGCAAGATCGCCAATGCCTTCAAGGGCAACACGGCGGTGGCGGCAGAGTGGTCCGAGTTCTAA
- a CDS encoding methyl-accepting chemotaxis protein: MKNLKIKLLLPLLFGLMVIVSLGQGAIAVRSVTDMSGQMEALGGRLDRSMMIAEIDSVLGDVRRLNLMILTAATSADKKTLVEDLAAARTRLDAAIAEFDAAIVLPDARQRFDSFKATVVQFNGLGQSFVEQAMASKLYQAKDTLAQMVPLGSAAEQSLGEIKDINRAAGVQVRQDADASATLAMRLSLAAFVLAALMALGAAVVSILRVARPISAITGSMRTLAGGDTETEVPFANRRDEIGEMAAAVSVFRDNAIERAALERQAEENRSMSETERQTREAQKAREAAEVQFAVDRLAGGLQKLSDGDLAVEIGERFADHLDPLRVNFNHSVERLRDAMRAVGENAQAIDAGASEMLAAADDLSKRTEQQAASVEETAAALEQVTTAVKDSAVRAEEAGALVSRTRVGAERSGEVVRRAVDAMHAIEKSSSEISNIIGVIDEIAFQTNLLALNAGVEAARAGDAGKGFAVVAQEVRELAQRSAHAAKEIKGLITASGEQVRSGVTLVGETGQALEAIVRQVQEINQNVAAIVTSAREQSTGLAEINSAVNQMDQGTQKNASMVEQSTSACHGLAQQATSLMQLLGQFRLGQEAQRMAAPRIAPAPGASQPQASPARALGLKLASAFKGNAAVAAEWSEF, from the coding sequence GTGAAAAATCTCAAGATCAAACTTCTGCTGCCGCTTCTCTTCGGTCTGATGGTGATCGTGTCGCTCGGGCAGGGTGCAATTGCCGTCCGCTCCGTGACCGACATGAGTGGTCAGATGGAAGCGCTGGGCGGGCGCCTCGATCGGTCCATGATGATTGCCGAGATCGATTCCGTCCTCGGCGACGTTCGCCGTCTCAACCTGATGATCCTGACGGCCGCCACCTCGGCCGACAAGAAGACGCTGGTCGAGGATCTCGCAGCCGCGCGCACGCGGCTGGATGCCGCGATCGCCGAGTTTGACGCCGCGATCGTTCTCCCCGATGCCCGGCAGCGTTTTGACAGTTTCAAGGCGACCGTCGTCCAGTTCAATGGCCTGGGCCAGAGCTTCGTCGAACAGGCCATGGCCTCGAAGCTCTATCAGGCGAAGGACACGCTGGCCCAGATGGTGCCGCTCGGCAGCGCCGCGGAACAGAGCCTGGGGGAAATCAAGGACATCAACCGGGCTGCCGGCGTGCAGGTTCGTCAGGATGCCGATGCGTCTGCGACGCTTGCCATGCGCCTGTCGCTGGCGGCCTTCGTGCTGGCCGCGCTGATGGCGCTCGGTGCAGCGGTCGTGTCGATCCTGCGGGTTGCGCGCCCCATCTCCGCGATTACCGGTTCGATGCGGACGCTTGCCGGCGGCGACACCGAAACGGAGGTTCCTTTCGCGAACCGTCGGGACGAGATCGGTGAGATGGCGGCAGCCGTTTCCGTCTTCCGCGACAATGCGATCGAGCGTGCGGCCCTGGAGCGCCAGGCCGAGGAGAACCGTTCGATGAGCGAAACGGAGCGCCAGACGCGCGAAGCACAGAAGGCGCGCGAAGCGGCCGAGGTGCAGTTTGCCGTCGATCGTCTGGCCGGTGGACTGCAAAAGCTTTCCGATGGTGACCTCGCGGTCGAAATCGGCGAACGCTTTGCCGATCACCTCGATCCGCTGCGTGTGAACTTCAACCACTCCGTCGAACGGCTCCGCGATGCCATGCGCGCCGTCGGCGAGAATGCCCAGGCAATCGACGCCGGTGCGAGCGAAATGCTGGCAGCAGCCGACGACCTGTCCAAGCGCACCGAGCAGCAGGCAGCCTCCGTTGAGGAAACGGCAGCAGCGCTGGAGCAGGTGACGACAGCGGTCAAGGACAGTGCCGTGCGGGCCGAGGAGGCTGGGGCGCTCGTATCGCGGACACGGGTCGGCGCCGAGCGTTCGGGCGAAGTCGTGCGTCGCGCGGTGGATGCGATGCATGCGATCGAAAAGTCGTCGAGCGAAATCTCCAACATCATCGGTGTGATCGACGAGATTGCGTTCCAGACCAATCTTCTGGCGCTGAACGCGGGTGTCGAAGCCGCGCGTGCCGGAGACGCCGGCAAGGGCTTTGCCGTCGTTGCCCAGGAAGTGCGTGAACTGGCCCAGCGTTCGGCCCATGCGGCGAAGGAGATCAAGGGACTGATCACGGCGTCCGGCGAGCAGGTCCGGAGCGGGGTCACGCTGGTCGGTGAGACCGGTCAGGCGCTCGAAGCCATCGTCCGGCAGGTGCAGGAGATCAACCAGAACGTCGCCGCGATCGTCACGTCTGCGCGCGAGCAGTCGACCGGTCTGGCCGAGATCAACTCGGCCGTAAACCAGATGGATCAAGGTACGCAGAAGAATGCGTCCATGGTTGAGCAGTCGACCTCCGCCTGCCATGGCCTGGCGCAGCAGGCGACGTCGCTGATGCAGTTGCTCGGTCAGTTCCGCCTTGGCCAGGAGGCTCAGCGCATGGCCGCCCCGCGGATTGCTCCGGCGCCAGGCGCAAGCCAGCCGCAGGCCTCACCGGCGCGCGCCCTCGGTCTTAAGCTTGCCAGTGCCTTCAAGGGCAATGCCGCTGTTGCAGCGGAGTGGTCGGAGTTCTGA
- a CDS encoding DMT family transporter has translation MLKHIDWIWAVLAGALLAVMVTINSGLAALTTPFTASWVVHGVGGVVAFLLLVANGAVARRAGRIPANGKAPLWSYLGGAPGAFAVALSSIAVNSELALAGGLSLLLVGQILFGLLSDQFGLFGTPKRRLNRFDFLATACVIGGSALLIFSKGA, from the coding sequence ATGCTGAAACATATCGACTGGATCTGGGCGGTCCTTGCCGGGGCCCTGCTCGCCGTCATGGTGACCATCAACAGCGGTCTTGCGGCTTTGACCACACCGTTCACCGCATCCTGGGTGGTGCACGGCGTCGGCGGCGTGGTCGCCTTTCTCCTGCTGGTGGCCAATGGTGCCGTCGCGCGTCGGGCGGGCCGCATTCCGGCCAATGGCAAGGCACCCCTCTGGTCCTATCTCGGCGGTGCGCCCGGCGCCTTTGCGGTGGCCTTGAGTTCGATCGCGGTCAATTCGGAACTGGCGCTGGCCGGCGGCCTGTCGCTTTTGCTTGTCGGGCAGATCCTGTTCGGGCTCCTTTCTGATCAGTTCGGGCTGTTCGGCACGCCGAAGCGCAGGCTCAACCGGTTCGACTTCCTGGCCACAGCATGCGTTATCGGCGGCAGCGCGCTGCTCATCTTCTCAAAGGGGGCGTGA
- a CDS encoding DMT family transporter, whose amino-acid sequence MLGAVLIALAGGAAVGMSRSINGRLTMDRGAFTASAWNHWTGFLLLTVYVLLFHRIGLPLIADVPVFYLTGGVIGACFVVISSYVFPRIGAARSGLLIIGGQMITGLIIDLARGTAEFHIGQPAGVALILLGIYLTRYTR is encoded by the coding sequence ATGCTGGGCGCTGTTCTCATCGCACTCGCCGGCGGTGCTGCCGTCGGCATGAGCCGGTCGATCAACGGGCGGCTGACCATGGACCGCGGCGCGTTTACGGCCTCGGCCTGGAACCACTGGACCGGCTTCCTGCTGTTGACGGTCTATGTGCTGCTTTTCCACCGCATCGGCCTGCCGCTGATCGCCGATGTCCCGGTCTTCTATCTGACGGGTGGCGTGATCGGTGCCTGTTTCGTGGTCATCAGCTCCTATGTCTTTCCGCGCATCGGAGCGGCCCGATCCGGGCTTCTGATCATCGGCGGGCAGATGATCACCGGCTTGATCATCGATCTCGCACGCGGCACGGCTGAGTTCCATATCGGCCAGCCGGCCGGTGTGGCATTGATCCTTCTCGGCATCTATCTCACCCGCTACACGCGCTGA
- a CDS encoding ABC transporter ATP-binding protein: MFQSVARLFENWLDPFARSDNLRPPEKIWAFVWFYVSQAKMAFFLMAIFGGAVAMLEAGLFWFVGRLVDLLDTVPKDAGWDGLIAAHGGELLAMALIVLIGRFIVVTIGALVEEQVIVLNFFNLVRWQAHAHVARQSLSFFQNDFAGRIVTKVWSAGQSTGDLLTSLLQVVWFMVIYTISTMALVAQLDWRLAAIIGAWVAIFLVLARYFVPKIRHHARETAEASSMLNGRLVDSYSNIQTLKLFARERQNDHYIRAGFDRFQDTLRPFARLLTGVRASLSILSGFMILMVALLSVDLWFAGAVTAGGVAFTLGLVLRLNMLLGRMMTQLNGIMRNIGTIQNSAELVAKPIGLTDKPDAAKLQVKSPEIRFEDVTFHYGRKTGAIDNLTLTIEPGEKVGIVGRSGAGKSTLVNLLLRFYDLEGGRILIDGQDISTVTQESLRSQIGMVTQDTALLHRSIRDNILFGREDASDEMLLKAAERAEALDFIQRLEDQRGRKGFDAHVGERGVKLSGGQRQRIAIARVMLKDAPILVLDEATSALDSEVEAAIQSNLDRLMQGKTVLAIAHRLSTIAALDRLVVMDKGRIIEQGTHQELVAQGGLYSELWARQSGGFLDTRDQLVTA; the protein is encoded by the coding sequence ATGTTTCAATCTGTCGCCCGCCTCTTCGAAAACTGGCTCGATCCCTTCGCCCGATCGGACAATCTGCGTCCACCGGAAAAGATCTGGGCCTTCGTCTGGTTCTATGTCAGCCAGGCGAAGATGGCCTTCTTCCTGATGGCGATCTTCGGCGGTGCCGTGGCCATGCTCGAAGCCGGCCTGTTCTGGTTCGTCGGACGGCTTGTCGACCTGCTCGATACCGTGCCCAAGGATGCCGGGTGGGACGGGCTGATCGCAGCGCATGGCGGCGAGTTGTTAGCGATGGCGCTGATCGTCCTCATCGGTCGCTTTATCGTCGTGACGATCGGTGCCCTCGTCGAGGAACAGGTGATCGTCCTCAACTTCTTCAACCTGGTGCGCTGGCAGGCGCATGCGCATGTGGCGCGTCAGTCGCTCTCCTTCTTCCAGAACGATTTTGCCGGGCGCATCGTCACCAAGGTCTGGTCGGCGGGGCAATCGACCGGGGATCTGCTGACGTCGCTGCTGCAGGTCGTCTGGTTCATGGTGATCTATACCATTTCTACCATGGCGCTGGTTGCACAACTCGACTGGCGGCTGGCGGCGATCATCGGCGCCTGGGTGGCGATCTTCCTGGTGCTGGCCCGGTATTTCGTGCCGAAGATCCGCCACCACGCAAGAGAGACGGCGGAGGCATCGTCGATGCTGAACGGCCGTCTGGTCGACAGCTATTCGAACATCCAGACCCTGAAGCTTTTTGCCCGCGAGCGGCAGAACGACCATTATATCCGCGCTGGTTTCGACCGGTTCCAGGACACGCTGCGCCCCTTCGCGCGGCTGCTCACCGGTGTGCGGGCTTCGCTTTCCATCCTTTCCGGCTTCATGATTCTGATGGTGGCGCTTCTGTCCGTCGATCTCTGGTTTGCCGGGGCTGTGACCGCAGGTGGTGTGGCGTTCACGCTCGGCCTGGTGCTGCGCCTCAACATGCTGCTCGGCCGGATGATGACGCAGCTCAACGGCATCATGCGCAATATCGGCACGATCCAGAATTCGGCCGAACTGGTGGCGAAGCCCATCGGGCTCACCGACAAGCCGGATGCGGCGAAGCTTCAGGTGAAGTCGCCGGAGATCCGCTTCGAAGACGTGACGTTTCATTATGGCCGCAAGACCGGTGCGATCGACAATCTGACGCTAACCATTGAGCCCGGCGAGAAGGTCGGCATCGTCGGACGCTCAGGCGCGGGCAAGTCGACGCTGGTCAATCTGCTCCTGCGTTTCTACGACCTGGAAGGTGGCCGTATCCTGATCGACGGACAGGATATCTCGACCGTCACGCAGGAAAGCCTGCGCTCGCAGATCGGCATGGTAACCCAGGATACGGCGCTTCTGCACCGCTCGATCCGCGACAACATTCTCTTCGGTCGCGAGGATGCGAGTGACGAGATGCTGTTGAAGGCCGCCGAGCGCGCCGAAGCACTCGACTTCATCCAGCGGCTGGAAGATCAGCGTGGGCGGAAGGGTTTTGACGCCCATGTCGGCGAGCGGGGTGTCAAGCTCTCCGGCGGCCAGCGGCAGCGCATCGCGATCGCCCGCGTGATGCTCAAGGACGCGCCGATCCTCGTGCTCGATGAGGCGACATCGGCACTGGACTCGGAAGTGGAGGCGGCGATCCAGTCCAATCTCGACCGGCTGATGCAGGGCAAGACGGTGCTGGCGATCGCCCACCGTTTGTCGACCATTGCCGCCCTCGACCGACTTGTTGTGATGGACAAGGGGCGGATCATCGAGCAGGGCACCCACCAGGAACTGGTGGCGCAAGGCGGGCTCTATTCCGAGCTCTGGGCGCGGCAATCGGGCGGCTTCCTCGATACGCGGGACCAGCTGGTAACGGCTTGA
- the petA gene encoding ubiquinol-cytochrome c reductase iron-sulfur subunit → MSEHETTTEHAGEPTRRDFLYMVTGIAGAVGAASFAWPFIDQMRPDASTLALASIEVDVSALEPGMSLTVKWRGKPVFIRNRTEQEVAEANAVALADLKDPVARNDNVDATAEATDLARSAGEGKENWIVMIGSCTHLGCVPLGQAGDFGGWFCPCHGSHYDTAGRIRKGPAPTNLPVPTFAFTSDTVITIG, encoded by the coding sequence GTGAGCGAACACGAGACAACGACAGAACATGCGGGCGAGCCTACGCGCCGCGACTTTCTCTACATGGTGACCGGTATTGCCGGCGCGGTTGGTGCGGCTTCGTTCGCCTGGCCTTTCATCGACCAGATGCGTCCGGATGCATCGACGCTCGCGCTCGCTTCGATCGAAGTGGACGTGTCTGCGCTTGAGCCGGGCATGTCGCTGACCGTCAAGTGGCGCGGCAAGCCGGTCTTCATCCGCAACCGTACGGAACAGGAAGTCGCGGAAGCCAACGCCGTTGCGCTTGCTGACCTCAAGGATCCGGTTGCCCGCAACGACAACGTCGATGCGACAGCCGAAGCGACCGACCTCGCGCGATCGGCCGGCGAAGGCAAGGAAAACTGGATCGTCATGATCGGCTCCTGCACCCATCTGGGCTGCGTGCCGCTTGGCCAGGCCGGTGATTTCGGTGGCTGGTTCTGTCCCTGCCACGGCTCGCACTACGATACGGCGGGCCGTATTCGCAAGGGTCCTGCGCCGACGAACCTTCCGGTGCCGACCTTCGCATTCACATCCGACACTGTCATCACGATCGGCTGA
- a CDS encoding cytochrome b: MSGHSSYQPSTGVEKWIDARLPLPRLMYDSFVSYPVPRNLNYAYTFGGMLTVMLLVQILTGVVLAMHYAAETTVAFNSVEKIMRDVNNGWLLRYMHANGASFFFIAVYLHIARGLYYGSYKAPREILWILGVVIFLLMMATAFMGYVLPWGQMSFWGATVITGFFTAFPFVGETIQQFLLGGFAVDNPTLNRFFALHYLLPFMIAGVVILHVWALHVTGQTNPTGVEVKSKTDTVPFTPYATLKDALGLSVFLLVFAYFVFYMPNYLGHPDNYIPADSLKTPAHIVPEWYFLPFYAMLRAITFDILFIDSKLGGVLVMFGAIIVLFFLPWLDTSKVRSAVYRPWYKLFYWIFVANSLLLGWLGAMPAEGIYVILSQAGTAYYFGFFLVIMPLLGLFETPRRIPNSITEAVLEKSGKSAAAQA, translated from the coding sequence ATGAGTGGCCATTCGAGTTACCAGCCGTCCACCGGCGTCGAGAAGTGGATCGATGCGCGCCTGCCGCTGCCGCGTCTGATGTATGACAGCTTCGTTTCCTACCCGGTTCCGCGCAATCTGAACTATGCCTACACCTTCGGTGGCATGCTCACCGTCATGCTGCTCGTGCAGATCCTGACCGGTGTCGTGCTTGCCATGCACTATGCTGCTGAGACGACCGTCGCCTTCAACTCGGTCGAGAAGATCATGCGCGACGTCAACAACGGCTGGCTGTTGCGCTACATGCATGCCAACGGCGCATCGTTCTTCTTCATCGCCGTCTACCTGCACATTGCCCGTGGTCTCTACTACGGCTCCTACAAGGCGCCGCGCGAAATCCTATGGATCCTCGGCGTGGTGATCTTCCTCCTGATGATGGCAACCGCCTTCATGGGTTACGTTCTTCCCTGGGGCCAGATGTCTTTCTGGGGTGCGACCGTCATCACCGGCTTCTTCACCGCCTTCCCGTTTGTCGGTGAAACCATCCAGCAGTTCCTGCTCGGCGGCTTTGCTGTCGACAATCCGACGCTGAACCGCTTCTTCGCGCTGCACTACCTGCTGCCGTTCATGATCGCCGGCGTGGTCATCCTGCACGTCTGGGCGCTGCACGTCACCGGTCAGACCAATCCGACCGGCGTTGAAGTCAAGTCGAAGACCGATACCGTTCCCTTCACGCCCTATGCGACGCTGAAGGATGCGCTCGGCCTCTCGGTCTTCCTGCTCGTGTTTGCCTATTTCGTCTTCTACATGCCGAACTATCTCGGCCATCCGGACAACTACATCCCGGCTGACTCGCTGAAGACCCCGGCCCACATCGTTCCGGAATGGTACTTCCTGCCGTTCTACGCGATGCTGCGCGCGATCACGTTCGACATCCTCTTCATCGACTCGAAGCTCGGCGGCGTCCTCGTGATGTTTGGCGCGATCATCGTGCTGTTCTTCCTGCCGTGGCTCGACACGTCGAAGGTTCGTTCGGCCGTCTACCGCCCTTGGTACAAGCTGTTCTACTGGATTTTCGTGGCGAACTCGCTGCTGCTCGGCTGGCTCGGTGCCATGCCGGCGGAAGGCATCTACGTTATCCTGTCGCAGGCCGGTACCGCCTACTACTTCGGCTTCTTCCTCGTGATCATGCCGCTGCTCGGACTGTTCGAGACGCCAAGGCGCATCCCGAATTCGATCACCGAAGCGGTTCTCGAAAAAAGCGGCAAGTCCGCGGCCGCACAAGCCTGA
- a CDS encoding cytochrome c1, with product MKKLVTSIALIAAMAGFSGQAIAAEGGDLAEMTHHAAQTGHYPILKPEQMDWSFAGPFGKYDKGQLQRGLKVYTEVCAACHSMNLVAFRTLEDLGYSEAQVKAFAANYEVEDGPNADGEMFMRPAVASDHFPSPFPNKEAAAAAMGGAAPPDFSLIAKARGVTRGFPTFVFDIFTQYQQGGPDYIHALLTGYQDPPEGVEVADGTYFNPYFIAGQSLAMAQPISDGQVTYDDGAPETMEQYSLDVSAFLMWAAEPHLEDRKRMGFMVMVFLAIFTALIYLTKKSVYSTKEH from the coding sequence ATGAAAAAGCTTGTCACGAGCATCGCTCTGATCGCAGCCATGGCCGGTTTTTCCGGCCAGGCCATCGCGGCAGAAGGCGGCGATCTGGCCGAAATGACGCATCATGCTGCGCAGACCGGTCACTATCCGATCCTGAAGCCCGAGCAGATGGACTGGTCCTTTGCCGGCCCCTTCGGCAAGTATGACAAGGGCCAGCTTCAGCGCGGCCTGAAGGTCTACACCGAGGTCTGCGCTGCCTGTCACTCGATGAATCTGGTTGCCTTCCGCACGCTGGAAGATCTCGGATACTCGGAAGCCCAGGTAAAGGCGTTTGCGGCAAACTACGAAGTCGAAGACGGCCCGAACGCCGACGGCGAAATGTTCATGCGCCCGGCCGTTGCTTCCGACCACTTCCCGTCACCCTTCCCGAACAAGGAAGCGGCAGCGGCGGCCATGGGTGGTGCGGCTCCGCCGGACTTCTCGCTGATCGCCAAGGCCCGCGGCGTGACCCGCGGCTTCCCGACCTTCGTATTCGACATCTTCACCCAGTATCAGCAGGGTGGCCCGGATTACATCCACGCGCTGTTGACCGGCTACCAGGATCCGCCGGAGGGTGTCGAAGTTGCCGATGGTACCTACTTCAACCCTTACTTCATCGCCGGTCAGTCGCTTGCGATGGCACAGCCGATCTCCGACGGCCAGGTGACCTATGATGACGGTGCGCCGGAAACGATGGAGCAGTATTCGCTCGACGTCTCCGCCTTCCTGATGTGGGCCGCCGAGCCGCATCTCGAAGACCGCAAGCGTATGGGCTTCATGGTCATGGTGTTCCTCGCGATCTTCACCGCGCTGATCTACCTGACGAAGAAATCGGTGTACTCGACCAAGGAACACTGA
- a CDS encoding adenine phosphoribosyltransferase translates to MTKIAPELAAAIRSIPDYPKPGIIFRDITTLLGDARAFRRAVDELVQPYVGLKVDKIAGMEARGFILGGAVAHQLSAGFVPIRKKGKLPHETVRIAYSLEYGVDEMEIHMDAVKPGEKVILVDDLIATGGTAVGAVQLLRQIGADVVSACFVIDLPELGGRKKLEALGVEVRTLVEFEGH, encoded by the coding sequence ATGACCAAGATCGCTCCCGAACTCGCCGCAGCCATCCGCTCTATTCCCGACTATCCCAAGCCCGGGATCATCTTTCGCGACATCACTACGCTGCTCGGCGACGCGCGGGCGTTTCGTCGCGCCGTCGATGAGCTGGTGCAGCCCTATGTGGGGCTGAAGGTCGACAAGATTGCCGGCATGGAGGCGCGTGGCTTCATTCTCGGGGGCGCGGTCGCGCACCAGCTCTCGGCCGGCTTCGTGCCGATCCGCAAGAAGGGCAAGCTGCCGCACGAGACCGTACGGATCGCCTACAGCCTCGAATACGGCGTCGACGAGATGGAAATCCATATGGATGCGGTGAAGCCGGGCGAGAAGGTGATCCTTGTCGACGATCTCATCGCCACCGGCGGCACGGCCGTGGGCGCCGTACAGCTGCTGCGCCAGATCGGCGCTGACGTCGTGTCTGCCTGCTTCGTCATCGACCTGCCGGAGCTTGGTGGCCGCAAGAAGCTCGAGGCGCTCGGTGTCGAGGTTCGCACGCTCGTAGAATTCGAGGGGCACTGA
- a CDS encoding LysE family translocator: MTLDFLLTTLIIVATPGTGALFTLAAALGGGRRNALIAAFGCTLGIVPHMLAAALGLAALVAAEPRLFEAIRYAGIAYLIWMAIGLWKSGLVQEQTAEPSRQAWRIIQKAVLINLLNPKLPLFFLAFLPQFVDQADPAPLATMTGLSLVFMAVTFVVFALYGLAAAAMRHGIVERPHRMRIINRLLSCGFLAMAGRLALAER; the protein is encoded by the coding sequence ATGACCCTCGATTTCCTTTTGACGACCCTGATCATTGTCGCAACGCCCGGCACGGGCGCGCTCTTTACGCTGGCAGCAGCCCTCGGTGGCGGACGCCGCAACGCCCTGATCGCCGCATTCGGCTGCACGCTAGGCATCGTCCCGCATATGCTGGCGGCAGCGCTGGGGCTCGCCGCCCTCGTCGCCGCCGAGCCGCGTCTCTTCGAGGCGATCCGCTATGCCGGCATCGCCTATCTGATCTGGATGGCGATCGGTCTCTGGAAAAGCGGCCTCGTCCAGGAGCAGACGGCCGAACCCAGCAGGCAGGCCTGGCGGATCATCCAAAAAGCGGTCCTGATCAACCTGCTCAATCCGAAGCTTCCGCTTTTCTTCCTGGCCTTCCTGCCGCAATTCGTCGATCAGGCCGATCCTGCACCTCTGGCCACCATGACCGGTCTCAGCCTCGTCTTCATGGCCGTGACCTTCGTAGTCTTCGCACTCTACGGCCTTGCCGCAGCCGCGATGCGCCATGGCATCGTGGAGCGTCCGCACAGGATGCGGATCATCAACCGGTTGCTCTCATGCGGCTTCTTGGCAATGGCGGGGAGATTGGCGCTGGCTGAGCGCTAA